One segment of Physeter macrocephalus isolate SW-GA chromosome 3, ASM283717v5, whole genome shotgun sequence DNA contains the following:
- the RNF186 gene encoding E3 ubiquitin-protein ligase RNF186: MACSELLQQPQLTSKETTASNTAGPAGGHRGSTDGDLECLVCREPYSSARRPKLLGCQHTFCAVCLKLLLCVQDDTWSIACPLCRKVTAVPGGLICSLRDQEAMLGRLARPGPEVRLCPQGLVNPATLIAGHPSLAGEDEQDTESANCLAARRLAAHLLLLALLVALTLPFIYPGVVCWMLSFIIVLALLLSMLLCCGRSSQGSRCSSPRTLFCREQKPSEISSVA, encoded by the coding sequence ATGGCCTGCAGCGAGCTCCTGCAGCAGCCCCAGCTTACGTCCAAAGAAACCACCGCGTCTAACACCGCGGGCCCTGCTGGGGGTCATCGCGGCTCCACGGATGGCGACCTGGAGTGCCTGGTGTGCCGGGAGCCCTACAGCAGTGCCCGGCGGCCCAAGCTGCTGGGCTGCCAGCACACCTTCTGTGCCGTCTGCCTGAAGCTGCTGCTGTGCGTGCAGGACGACACCTGGTCCATCGCCTGCCCGCTGTGCCGCAAGGTCACTGCCGTCCCCGGGGGCCTCATCTGCAGCCTGCGTGACCAGGAGGCCATGCTGGGGCGGTTGGCCCGGCCGGGCCCGGAGGTGCGGCTCTGTCCTCAGGGGCTGGTGAATCCTGCTACCTTGATTGCAGGGCATCCCAGCTTGGCAGGAGAGGATGAACAGGACACGGAGAGTGCCAACTGCTTGGCAGCCCGGCGCCTGGCGGCACACCTGCTCTTACTGGCCTTGCTTGTCGCCCTCACCCTGCCCTTCATCTACCCAGGCGTCGTCTGCTGGATGCTCAGCTTCATCATCGTACTGGCCCTGCTGCTGTCCATGCTTCTCTGCTGTGGCCGCAGCAGCCAGGGCAGCCGCTGCTCCTCCCCCAGGACTCTCTTCTGCAGAGAGCAGAAACCCAGCGAGATCTCTTCCGTCGCCTGA